The DNA segment ACCAAAGCCATGTGCTCAAAACCCGGCGCAAGGCGGCCGAAGGCTGCCTGATGGAGCTGGCGCAATGGATGGAGCGCTATTACACGACCAACATGACATACGCAGGCGCCTCTTTGCCGACCACTTCATGCCGAACCGATCTCGGCAGCTACTACACTTTCAGCTTCGACGGCACACCCGCGGCTACGGCTTTTACCCTCAAAGCCGAGGCTCAGGGCGCCCAGGCCAATGACACTAGCTGCACTTCGCTTACAGTCGACCACATCGGCCAGAAAACCCCGAGCGGCTGCTGGTAGTGCTGTGGCGGTGAATGCCGTAGCAACGCATAACGGAGGGGCGAATGAGGATTCGCCCCTTCTGTTGGGTAGGTATCTGGGTTTGGTTGGCGATTGCCTTATTCCGCAAGGCGTAGGCTTGGCGCCTATTGGGTTACCCACACAAAAAAAGCTTCACCTGCGATTTGCCCTGTTCGCATGGGTACTTGCGTGCCCTACGCTGACGACGCCGGCTGCCGGAGAGTATAATCGGCTGGAATCGGAGAAACTATGAGCGTCATTGAACTTTACGACAAGCTGCGCACTGCCCCGGATGAAACCACCCGGGCCCGTCTCATTGCCGAAGCGTTTGAGGCGTTTGAATCGCGTTACCCGCACTTTCAGGAACTCGCCACCCGCACGCACCTGAGCGAAACCGAACTCAGGCTGCAGAAGGAAATCGAGCTTGTTCGCTCGGAGCTACGGAAGGAAATCGAGCAAGTACGTTTACAAACCGAACAGGTGCGCTCAGAGCTTAAGATAGAGCTTGCTAACGTTAAGGCCTCGCTATTGAAATGGAGTTTCCTGTTTTGGCTGACCCAGTTTAGCGCGATTTTGCTGCTGTTGTTTCGGTTGCAGGGAGCGGCGTAGGGTTGCCCCCCACCTGAGGCTCAACGGCTTCAGGCCGCCTGACGCCGGTGATTCCAGACCACATAGACCACCAGCGTCAGGCCCGCGAAGACCAGGGCCGCGACGGTCACCAACGGCAGGTTCTCACGGATGAGGGCCTCGTTGCCGCCGATGAAATAGCCCAGCGCGATCAGCATCAGCGACCAGAGTCCGGCTCCGAACCCGGTATAGAAAGCAAAGGTCGCGACCCGCATCCGCGCCAGCCCCGCCGGGATCGAGATCAACTGCCGGATGCCCGGAATCAGACGCCCGGTGAAGGTCGAAATGGCCCC comes from the Allochromatium tepidum genome and includes:
- a CDS encoding type IV pilin protein, which gives rise to MQNKGFTLIELMIAVTIVGILASIAYPSYQSHVLKTRRKAAEGCLMELAQWMERYYTTNMTYAGASLPTTSCRTDLGSYYTFSFDGTPAATAFTLKAEAQGAQANDTSCTSLTVDHIGQKTPSGCW
- a CDS encoding DUF1640 domain-containing protein, whose amino-acid sequence is MSVIELYDKLRTAPDETTRARLIAEAFEAFESRYPHFQELATRTHLSETELRLQKEIELVRSELRKEIEQVRLQTEQVRSELKIELANVKASLLKWSFLFWLTQFSAILLLLFRLQGAA